Part of the Phycisphaerales bacterium genome, GCCGCGCACGAACTTGCTCGCACCGTCCATAGCACCGAAGAAGTCGGCCTCGCGCCGGATTTCCTCACGCCGGTCGCGTGCTTCCTGCTCGCTGATGATCCCCGCGTTCAGATCGGCGTCGATGGCCATCTGTTTGCCGGGCATGGCGTCGAGCGTGAACCTCGCCGCAACCTCGCTGATCCGCGTGGCGCCCTTGGTGATCACCAGGAACTGCACGGCCACGAGGATCAGGAAGATCACGATGCCCACGAAGAGCGAGTCGCCCGCCACGAAGTTGCCGAACGCCTCGATGACCTGGCCCGCCACGTCCATCGCGTCCTCGGGCGAGGTCGCGTCGGCCGTCAGGATCAGCCTCGTCGAGGCGATGTTCAGGACGAGCCGGAACATCGTGACGCCCAGCAGCAACGAGGGGAACACGCTGAACTTCAGCGGCCGGTCCATGTACAGCACCGTCAGCAGGACGACCACCGACAGCGACACGTTCGTCGAGATCATCAGGTCGAGCAGGAAGCTCGGCAACGGCACGATGAGTACGGCCAGCAACGCCACGAACCCGATGGGCACGATGATGCCGCGCCACTTCGAGAGCGCTTCGAGCCGAGCCAGGATGCCGTCGCCCACCGCCATCAGCTATTTGCCCCCACGGTCTCCGACGGTGCGGGCGCCCTGTGGCTGCCCTCCAGCCGATACACGTACGCCAGCACCTCGGCGACTGCCTCGTAGTGCTCGGGGCTGATGGTCTGCCCGACCTCGACGCCCCGGTACAGCGCGCGCGCCAGCGGTGGGCGCTCGACGACCGGGACGCCGTTCGTTCGCGCGACCTCACGGATGCGCAACGCCACGTAATCGGCGCCCTTGGCAACGACCTTGGGCGCCGCCATCTCGTTGGCGTCGTACTTGATCGCCACCGAGAAGTGCGTCGGGTTGGTCACCACGACGTCAGCCCCGGGTACGTCGCTCTGGACTCGCTGCAGGGCGATCTCACGCGCCACGCGAGAGCGGCGCTGCTTCATCTCCGGATCGCCGTCCATGGACTTCTGTTCTTCCTTCACCTCCTGCTTGGTCATCTTGTTGTCGTGGCGGTGCTGCCACTTCTGGTACTTCAGGTCGATCAGGCCGATGATCAGCAGCACCGCCAACATCCAGATCGACAGTTCGACCATGGCCCGGAGGCTCGCGACTACCCCCGCCTTCAGGTCCATCAGCGGGAGCGCTCCCAGGACCGGCACCCACCGTGCGATCACGAACACCACCACCACCATGACCAGGACCAGCTTGACCAGGTCCATCATGAGCTTGACGGCCCCCTTGGGCCCGAAGATGCGCTTGGCTCCGCTGACCGGGTTCATGCGGCTGAGCTTCGGCTTGATGGCCTCGGGCGAGAGCGCCCAGCCAACCTGGACCAGTTGCGACAGCAGCGAGATCACGAACATCACCGCCATCGTCGGCACCAGGATGAGCCCGATGCGCACGCCAAGCCAGCGGAGCGTGCGGTTGACGTCGTCGACGACGACCGCGTGTCCGGGGGCGCTGCCGGCCATGATGTCGCGCATCATCGCCGACAGCAGGCCGGTCGCCAGGATGCCCATCGCCGCGAGCAAGACCGCGGCGCCGGCCATCATGACCACGGCGCCGAAGTCCTGGCTCTTACCCACCTGGCCCTGCTCGCGCGTCTTCTTGAGCTTGTGCGCGGTTGGTTCTTCGGTCTTCTCGCCCGGGTCGTCAGCCATCGGCCACCCCCAGCGTCCGCGCCCACGCGTGGATTCGGCCGAAGCCGTCGGCGATCGCGTCGCCGGTCACGTCGCCGATGGCGTAGATCGAGACCGCCAGCACGCCCATGCCCAGCACGATCTGGATCGCAAAGCCGATGGTCATGATGTTGATCTGCGGGATCGTGCGCATCAAGACGCCCATCGCCAGGCTCGCCAGCGTCGCCATCAGCAAGACCGGCATCGCGATCCGCAACCCGACCACGAACGCCACGTCCAGCAGCATCACCAGGAGCTGGGCCGGCGCCACGTCGATCCATGCCATGCCGGGCGGAAGCGTCGAGAAGGTGTGCATGATGGCAACGATCATCTGCTCGAGCCCGCCGATCTGGATGAACAGGCACAGCGCCATGAGGTACAGCACCTGCCCGACCACTTCCGACTGGGCATCGAACTCCGGGTTGTACACCTGTGCCAGCGCGAGCCCGAGCTTGTAGCTGATCACGCTGCCGGCGATCTGCACGGCAACCAGCGGCATCGTCGCCAGCATCCCGATCGCCAGACCGATCAGGACCTCGCTGAACAAGACGACCGCGATCGAACCCAGCTCCAGCGGCGGCGCCTCCATGCCACCCGCCGCCACGGCGGGGTACAGCGCCACGGTCAGCATGACCAGCAGCAAGACGCGGACGCGGCGCATCACGAGCCGGCTGGCCAACACCGGCGCGAACAGGAACAGCCCGCTCAGCCGCGCCGCCACCATCCAGAACGGCAGCAGGTGCTCCAGGATGCTCTCGGCCACGGGATCCAACAGTCACCGCCCCCTCAGAAGAGCCGGAACATCTCGATCGTGAACTCGACGAGTTGGATCACCATCCACGGCAAGAGCAACAGCGAGACGAGCAGCATGCCCAGGATCTTCGGTACGAACGACAGCGTCTGATCCTGGATCGACGTCAGCGACTGAAACAGGCTGATCACCAGGCCGATGATCACGCCCACGATCAGCACGGGCCCGCCCACGCGCAGCGTGAGCAGCAGCACGTCGCGCACCAGCTCCACCATCCAGTCGCTGCCCATCGCGGCCCTCCTACACGCCCGGGAGCCAGTTGATCGCGCCCACCAGCGGCGCGGCGAGCACCAACCCCTCGCCCGCCACGCGAGAAACCTGGTCGCTCAGCCGCTCGATCTGTCCCTCCAGCACGAAGCTCTCCAAGAGCGAGCCCGCGAGCAGTTGCCACCCGTCGGCCATCACGAACAACAACAGCTTGAACGGAAGGCTGATGAGCACCGGCGGCAGCATCATCATGCTCATCGAGATCAGCACGCTGGCGATCACCATGTCGATCACCAGGAATGGCAGATAGATCCGAAACCCCATCAGGAACGCGACCTTCAGCTCGCTGAGCATGTACGCCGGCACCAGCTCGGCCATGCCGACGTCGGCCCGCGTCAGCTTGCTCGGATCGCTCACGTCGTAGCCGCGATACTCCATGATGGTCAGCAGGCTCGACCAGTTGCCGGTCGCCTCGATCTGGTCGAACATGAAGTCGCGCAGCGGCCGCGCGCCCGCCTCCCACATCTGCTCGTAGTCGGTGATCTCGCCCTGCTCGTAGGGCACGATCGCCTCGTCGTAGATCCGCCCGATCGTCGGCGTCATGATGAACAGCGTCAAGAACAAGCTCAGCGCCAAGATCACCTGCCCCGGCGGCACCGTCTGCGTTCCCATCGCCTGCTTCAGCAAGCCCAGCACGATGATGATGCGGATGAACGATGTGGTCATCAGCATGATCGACGGCACCAGGGTCACGACCGTGAGCACCAGCATGATGCTCACCGCCGTGCTGATGCCGGCCCGCCCGCCCTGCTCGTCGCCCGGCAGCGCCTCGGCCGCCGCGCCGAGCACCGAGAGCGGGTTCATCCCCCCGTCGCGGCCCTCCAGCGAGCTCGCAAGCTCGCGAGCGACGTCCGACGCGGCCGGCGGAGGCATCGCGAAGTCCATCGGCGGCCCAATCTCGCCCTGCGCCCACGCCGTCGAGGCGCCCAGCGCCACCACCACCGCCGCGATGAACGCCAGCCACTTCACGCCCACACTCCCCGCCCCCGGGGCAGTGGTTCGCCGCGCGGGCCAACCTCGATGATCTCGCCGCGCTCGACGCCATCTACCTCGGCGTCGCCGCCCTGGAATCGCTCGAGCGCCTGACGGAAGCGAACCGACACGCTCTCGCTCGCCTCGTCGCGCGTCTGACGCAGGATGGCCGCGACCTCGGAGGGATCGTCGAACTGCGCGAGCGTGGTGAAGCTGCCGCCCTTGGCCGCCATGTTCTGGCTGAGCAGCAGCACGCGCCGATCGATCCGCAGCAGGACCAGCACCTGCCCGCGTCCGACCGGATACCGAGCCAGCACCTCCAGCACGCCGCTGGGCGCTCGCCCGCCCGGCCCCATCATCGCCGCGACCGACCCCGAGCGCCGCGACACGAACTTCGCCAATGCCGCGAGCACCAGGATCAGGCCGATTACCATCGACACCGACGCGAGCGACCTCGCCCAGCCGCCAGCCGAGGGTGTCGCGCTCCCACCGGTCGGGCCCGGCTCGCTCGGGGCGGCGAGCAGCGGAATCTCCGACTCGCTCCGCCTTGCGGCAGGAGGGGGTTCGACGAGTTCTCTTTCTGGTTGCTTGACGGCCTCGACCCGAACCGGATCGTCCATGGGCGGCCCGACCTGGCCATGCGCGCGCGGAGCGCCGGCTACCAGCGCCACCAATGCACACCATGCCACCCATCGAAACGCCATGTCGCCTTCCCTGGCTCGGCACGCGCGGGCTCCGCCGCACGATCTGTCAGTCCGCCCGGCGGAGCGATTGCCCCGCCGTCCACCCGGTCCCTTACGAAGCCGCTTCCTCGGTCAGCTCCTGGCCGACCGTGTCGATGATCTCGTTCACGCGGATGCAGAAGTTGTCGTTCAGCACCAGAACCTCGCCCCGGGCCACGAGTCGATCGTTCACGTAGACGTCCAGCGGGTCGCCGGCCAGCTTGTCGAGCTCGACCACCGCGCCCGAGTTCAACCGCAGCACGTCCTCCACCAGCATCCGCGTCCGCCCCAGCTCGATGCGCACGTCGAGCTGTACATCGGCCAGCATGTCCAGGCCGTGCTGGGCACCGCTGACGCTCGAAAGGTCGAAGTCGGGCAGTTCCAGCTTGGCGCCCTCGCCACCGCCCTGCTGGGCGGCCTTGAGCGCCGCCTGCACCACCGAATCGGCGACCGTCTCGCACCCACCGCTCTCGCCCGGCGCCTTCTCATCACCCAGAGCCGCATCGGCCTCGGCCTGGATGCTGGAAAGCGCCTCCTTGGCTGCTTCCAAAGCCTCGGAGGTCGAGTCGTCTCCGTCTCCATCGGTCGCGTCGCCCGCGGCATCGCCCGCGGCGCTCTCGCCCTGTGGCGGATCGCCCGGGTCGCCCTGGGCCGACGGCTCCTGCTCGGACTGTTCTTCGGGCCGCTCTTCGGGCATCCTGCTCACCTTCACGCCGAGGCGTGCGCGGGTCTCGATCGGGCCGGCGCATGCCGGCACGAAGACGCCGGGCTCCGCCGGCATGTGCCAACATCGGAGCCGGGGCCCGGTCGTCCGCAGCTTTTGCCAATCGGCGCGCACCACTGTGCGAGCACCGCGCAATACCTGCGCTCCCCCGTCGAGGGACTCAGTTCCGCGGGAAGCCTCGGAGCTTGGCGATCACCAGCCGCTCGACCCTCGGCAGCCCGTCGGCGTCGTTGCCAAAGACGTCGTTGATGAGCGCCGTGAGCTGGCGAGACCCGGTGCGGAAGTCGGGCTCACGCAGCTCGGTCAGCTTCGCCCGGCGGAAGATCTGCGTGATGCCTTCCTGGATCTCGGCCGTACGCTGCTCGAGCTGCTTCTGTACGTAGTCCTGGTTCTTCCGGCGGACCTTCAGGAAGATCTGGGCCTCCCAGATCCAAACCTGGTTGCTCGTCATGTTCTGGTACTGCTCGTCGGTCAGCAGCACCTCCACCAGGGCCTCGGGGTCCTCGTCTTCGCTCACGATCTCGGCCGCCGCGTCCTTCGGTCCGCCGCTCATCATCGTGATGAACAGGAACACGCCCACGCCCTCGACGGCCATGATCGCCGCGATCACCGCCAGGAGCTTGATGGACGGCCCCTTCTTCCCCTCGGGAGCCTCGGCGTTCTCGGTGTCCTTGGGTGCCTCGTCGGCCATGCCTGTCCTCCGCCAATCGTGTTATCGGCTACGGCCGCCCGGTCCAATTGGGATCGGGATGCGTCTCGTCCGGGTTGATCTCGGTGCGGATCACCTGCACCCGGCGATTCGACGCGGCCGCCGCGCCCGGCCCGCGGGCCGCCACCATGGGCTCGCCATCGGCCTTTGCCTCGAGCTCCATGAGCCTCGGATCGAGCCCGACCTCAGCCACCAGGTAGTCCATGACCGCCCTGGCCCTGCGATAGGAAAGATCGTAAAAGTCCAACCCCGAGATCTGGTCTTCGGCGCCCCAGGCGTGCCCGCGGACCTCGATCTTGACGCGGTGGCCCCGCAGCGCCGGGCCGATCTCCTCGCGGAGTTGCCGCTGGACCCGCGGGCTGAGCTCGAACGAGCCCTCGTCGAACGTCAGGCTCGCTCCGACCGTGAACCTCAGGCCCTCGTTGATGACGTTCGTGCTCTCCTCTCGGCCGGCGATCGACTCGGTCGTGGTTTCGGCGGAGATGAATGGCTTCTCGGAAGACTCAGAGTTATCGGTATCAAGCGTGTCGACCGTGTTGAAGGGCACGTCATCGACCCGGGTCTTGCCGATGCCACCCTGGTAGCCGAAGGCTTCCTGGATGCTCCGCACCACGTCCTGGTAGTCGCGCTCCTGCTTGAGCTCGCTGAAGGCGGCTAGCAGGATGAAGAAGCACAACAGCAGCGACATCAGGTCGCCGTAGGTCACGACCCACTCGGGCACGCCCTGGGGTGGTGGCTTCTTGCGCTTCTTGGCCATGGCTCACGCCGCCTCGCGGGCCGCGACGAATGCATCTCGCTGGGCCGGCGGCAGGAACGTCAGCAGCTTGCTCTCCACCACGCGGGGGTTGTCGCCGCTCTGGATCGACATCACGCCGGTCACGATGATCGTCTTGACCAGCATTTCCTCGGCGTCCTTCGCAGCCAGCTTGTCGGCGATGGGAGACGCGAAGAGGTTCGCGATCAACGCGCCGTACAGCGTCGTGATGAGCGCCACCGCCATGCCCGGACCGATCTTGCTCGGGTCGTCCATGCTCTTGAGCATGAAGATCAGGCCCAGCAGCGTTCCGATCATGCCGAACGCCGGCGCGTACTTGGCCAGCGCGTCGAGCACGGCCTTGCCGCTCTGATGCCGCTCGGTCAGCGCATCGAGCTCGGTCTCGAGGATCGTCTCGATCAGCTCCGGATCCGTCCCGTCGACGGCCATCTTGACGCCGCGCACGATGAAGGGGTCCTTCATCTCGCTCATCAGGTTCTCGAGGCTCAGGATGCCCTCGCGACGCGCGACCTCGGCGTACTTGACGAGCTCGGCGATCGTCTCGGCCGGGTCGCCCGTCTCGTTGAAGAACGACTTCTTGACCACGCCCACAAGGCCGGTGATTCTCGCAAGCGGGAA contains:
- the flhB gene encoding flagellar biosynthesis protein FlhB is translated as MADDPGEKTEEPTAHKLKKTREQGQVGKSQDFGAVVMMAGAAVLLAAMGILATGLLSAMMRDIMAGSAPGHAVVVDDVNRTLRWLGVRIGLILVPTMAVMFVISLLSQLVQVGWALSPEAIKPKLSRMNPVSGAKRIFGPKGAVKLMMDLVKLVLVMVVVVFVIARWVPVLGALPLMDLKAGVVASLRAMVELSIWMLAVLLIIGLIDLKYQKWQHRHDNKMTKQEVKEEQKSMDGDPEMKQRRSRVAREIALQRVQSDVPGADVVVTNPTHFSVAIKYDANEMAAPKVVAKGADYVALRIREVARTNGVPVVERPPLARALYRGVEVGQTISPEHYEAVAEVLAYVYRLEGSHRAPAPSETVGANS
- the fliR gene encoding flagellar biosynthetic protein FliR, whose product is MAESILEHLLPFWMVAARLSGLFLFAPVLASRLVMRRVRVLLLVMLTVALYPAVAAGGMEAPPLELGSIAVVLFSEVLIGLAIGMLATMPLVAVQIAGSVISYKLGLALAQVYNPEFDAQSEVVGQVLYLMALCLFIQIGGLEQMIVAIMHTFSTLPPGMAWIDVAPAQLLVMLLDVAFVVGLRIAMPVLLMATLASLAMGVLMRTIPQINIMTIGFAIQIVLGMGVLAVSIYAIGDVTGDAIADGFGRIHAWARTLGVADG
- a CDS encoding flagellar biosynthetic protein FliQ, translating into MGSDWMVELVRDVLLLTLRVGGPVLIVGVIIGLVISLFQSLTSIQDQTLSFVPKILGMLLVSLLLLPWMVIQLVEFTIEMFRLF
- the fliP gene encoding flagellar type III secretion system pore protein FliP (The bacterial flagellar biogenesis protein FliP forms a type III secretion system (T3SS)-type pore required for flagellar assembly.); the encoded protein is MKWLAFIAAVVVALGASTAWAQGEIGPPMDFAMPPPAASDVARELASSLEGRDGGMNPLSVLGAAAEALPGDEQGGRAGISTAVSIMLVLTVVTLVPSIMLMTTSFIRIIIVLGLLKQAMGTQTVPPGQVILALSLFLTLFIMTPTIGRIYDEAIVPYEQGEITDYEQMWEAGARPLRDFMFDQIEATGNWSSLLTIMEYRGYDVSDPSKLTRADVGMAELVPAYMLSELKVAFLMGFRIYLPFLVIDMVIASVLISMSMMMLPPVLISLPFKLLLFVMADGWQLLAGSLLESFVLEGQIERLSDQVSRVAGEGLVLAAPLVGAINWLPGV
- a CDS encoding flagellar biosynthetic protein FliO; this encodes MAFRWVAWCALVALVAGAPRAHGQVGPPMDDPVRVEAVKQPERELVEPPPAARRSESEIPLLAAPSEPGPTGGSATPSAGGWARSLASVSMVIGLILVLAALAKFVSRRSGSVAAMMGPGGRAPSGVLEVLARYPVGRGQVLVLLRIDRRVLLLSQNMAAKGGSFTTLAQFDDPSEVAAILRQTRDEASESVSVRFRQALERFQGGDAEVDGVERGEIIEVGPRGEPLPRGRGVWA
- the fliN gene encoding flagellar motor switch protein FliN — translated: MPAEPGVFVPACAGPIETRARLGVKVSRMPEERPEEQSEQEPSAQGDPGDPPQGESAAGDAAGDATDGDGDDSTSEALEAAKEALSSIQAEADAALGDEKAPGESGGCETVADSVVQAALKAAQQGGGEGAKLELPDFDLSSVSGAQHGLDMLADVQLDVRIELGRTRMLVEDVLRLNSGAVVELDKLAGDPLDVYVNDRLVARGEVLVLNDNFCIRVNEIIDTVGQELTEEAAS
- a CDS encoding flagellar motor protein MotB; translated protein: MAKKRKKPPPQGVPEWVVTYGDLMSLLLCFFILLAAFSELKQERDYQDVVRSIQEAFGYQGGIGKTRVDDVPFNTVDTLDTDNSESSEKPFISAETTTESIAGREESTNVINEGLRFTVGASLTFDEGSFELSPRVQRQLREEIGPALRGHRVKIEVRGHAWGAEDQISGLDFYDLSYRRARAVMDYLVAEVGLDPRLMELEAKADGEPMVAARGPGAAAASNRRVQVIRTEINPDETHPDPNWTGRP
- a CDS encoding motility protein A, which codes for MDIGTVVGLVLAVVAIAIAVVIGGGGNIMALVDPTSVFVVIIGATGAVVVSFPLARITGLVGVVKKSFFNETGDPAETIAELVKYAEVARREGILSLENLMSEMKDPFIVRGVKMAVDGTDPELIETILETELDALTERHQSGKAVLDALAKYAPAFGMIGTLLGLIFMLKSMDDPSKIGPGMAVALITTLYGALIANLFASPIADKLAAKDAEEMLVKTIIVTGVMSIQSGDNPRVVESKLLTFLPPAQRDAFVAAREAA